In Aspergillus chevalieri M1 DNA, chromosome 7, nearly complete sequence, the sequence TGGGGACGGATGGATTCGGTTTTTATTAGTTTGCCAGCGTTCAATTGCTTTCGTGTTATGCAGCGGGATCGGATTGGGTATTATACGTTTTGTTTAATCTGGGATGGACGACCTGCAAAATTGGTTACACGGTCTTACACGGTTTTATATGGAGGGTTGCTTCGGTTGGAGTTTCGGCTGGTTGTTGTCATTTATACCCTGATAGCCCTGATCGTAATTGATAGTTCTATTATTCAAGTGCAACTAGCTTAGAAGTTTTGCAAGCGGGATTCAGGTAGAATCTGTAATACAACATAGGGTAGAGCGCTCAGTCTATGAATCAGTTGACCCGAATCCAGGCCGAGCACCCAATATGAAGTTTTAGAGTTACTCGAGCACAATCATTTCCTTGCCCTTGGACGAAGTCCCGTTTCGTACCTCGCTGCTAAGCTGCCAATTTCTCTGTGGCTTGTAGGTTGGtcaaccttgttgggatcgttGGCCAAGCTCCCTAGCGACCATCTCTGCTTTTGTGGGCAAAAGGACAGTATCACCTATTATTTTGGTATCTTCTGAGCGTTGTCATATAATCTTATCAAGTCGTTGAATCGTGCTCGGGAATTGTTCTAGCTCCCTATATATCAATCATATCTAAAGTCGTGATCTTCTCATCCCTGTGGCCAGAAAGCCCGCTCTCTCGGAAATATGAGATCTCTGGCCACCAAGCTGAGCATTTCATCACATCATCAATCAGCTTATTTACAGAACTAAcaaattaaaaaaaaaagggagcGAAAATCCTAGAACAAAGGGATTTTCGCAGTGTTCACATAGTCGATGTTATCCCGGTGTCCCTCCACCCGAGGAACCCAAGTCCTGAACAGCTGATCCCAAACACGAGTCTGCTTCCCATAGTTATGACTCGCCTTCCAACCCTTCCGATGGTGAAGATCATGATCCTCAATCACCAGGTCCATATCACACAGTCTCAACAGCCAGGTCCACGGGTTCACAGCAGTCGCCTCCATGCGCAGACCACTGTGGCCCAGAATCTCCGTGAACACAATATACTGCTGGCAGATCCACCACTCGTAAAACCCCATCGGAAACCCCATGACTTTCATGGTGCCGTATGTCATCATCGGCACGCCGACAAGGTCGAAGAACTCCTGCACCGTGTCTGCGTACGCAGTCAGGAGAGGGTTCGGGTGCTTGGTGAGATGGTGCGTTCGATGGAAGCGCCACAGCGAGTCGCTCTCGTGCATCGAGCGGTGGAACAGGTAGTACCAGAAATCCAGCACGACTGCGTAAACGCCGGTTTCGAAAAAAAGCCATACCCAGGGGATTGATAGTAAGGGGCCTTGGTCGTCGCGGGGGCTGTAGCTGAGGAATGCGAGCATCATCGGACGCAGAACAATCACGGAGAGGAGGGTCTGCGCGGTCTTGCCAACGCCCACATCGGGGACACCATCGCGGGGGTGCTTGTCGCCGTCGAAGAACCCGATTTGGTGGCCGACGCGCCGGAGGATGTGTGTTTGGTGGACGGCGATGAATTCCAGCGACAGCAtatagaagaagaaggtgAGTAGTCGTGAGGGGCCGTGTCCGACGTAGTTGATGTAGAGCTGGTGGAGAACCAGTGGGATGCTGGCGTAGAAGAGCACCCACACGTGGAACTGAGGCTCCGGGGCGTAGGGGACCTTGTCTGTCTTCTGGTGCACGGGGATCTCTTTATCGAGGTCCCAGTGGTGGACATTTAGGACCTCTATAAGCCAGTGGCCTGCATGCCATTGACTGCGGTCCCATAAACGCCAGGTGGACTTCATCGAGTCCTTCGGGTTGCGCACGGGTGGAGCCATggtgagaaggaagaaattTCGAAAACGATAGGATTGAGAGAATGGAGTACTTGGTTTATCACACCCCACGGGGTGCCTGGCCGTTTAAGAATGATCGTGGGCTGCCCAACATGTGAAGACTTTATTGTGGGGACTATCTATTACAACCGAGATGCGGTTCTTTACATGGACTTTACAGACGAATAGCGCCACAGATCGATATCCGACTATCCTGCTATTCCGTGCTTTCCACTAATCAGAGATCCTTAAGCCGAAAGCCCTGCAGACGACGTAGCTCCAGGTTGCCATTAAAAACCAGTACACTGCATCACATGTAGTTCTGATGGACTCAGTATCAAACTCATGTGGTCATGTTGATTCGCTTCATAGATATCCGCTGCACAGGACTGCAGTCGATCCCGTGCGCTAGTCTCGCAATGATTTCCTGTCAATTGCTTAGTCTCCACTTGATCGGTTGTGATTGGAAGGTTTGCGAAAAATTACTGCATTGGGTATGTCTTGCGAATCAAGTCCGTGAACCTATCAGGAACTCAAAAACACGTTGGATATACGCTACGTATGATGACTGTAGGATATGGATGTTGATGTATATTGTTTATTGTTTGGACATATGATTCAACTAGAGTGCCAAAATAGCTATAAAGAAAGCAGCACAGAAATTTGATTGTTGAGTGCTCTCGACAAAACGGGTCGTTAATGCCAACCATGCTAACTGATCATAGTCAAGCCATTCAGCCAATGGGCCCACGGAATCGACATTATGCAATGCATCTAATATGGCATGGCGGATTCTTGAGTTTGCCTCCATGTCAACACTGGCACTCCTCTTATCGAGTACTGATCCCTCTGCATTCCACAACAAATGTAGCGCAGGAAATCACTAGGGTCTTGGGAGCGGAAAGCAGTTTTCCTATAGCCTCGCTGGAGTACTAGCAAGAGTTGTCAGATATAGTCTTCCAGGGAAAATTCGCTTTGAGTGTCATGCTTTGGGTCCAGACCACAGATCTGACACAGTGAGGGTGAGCATTCTATGCGCTTATGTAGCGCTAGTGAGGTATAAGCGCACATAAAACCAGGCAAAGTACACTTGTTGGATGGAAGAGTTGTCGTTGTCCCACGTGCTCCCTGAACGCTGGTAAATGGGTTAGCGAAGACCCTGCGGTTGATGAGGAATACATACTGGTAGACAGCGGTAGCAAACGCTGCATCTCACTCCGCAACTCTGGTAACCATACGGAAATTATGAAGGTTGATCTCATGCTTATCACTGTCTCGTTCTTTCCTTCGCTTCTATTCCTAACCTTGTGATTGTCAGCGCGTGTTTCAAATAAAGCATCTTCATGACCGCACTCACTTTATGACCATTACTAACTCCTCTGCTGGTTATATAAACGGGCTTCGTCCACCTCATGTATTGTTATCAGATGTTCCGCATTGTTTCTATCACGGGCATAGAGCTGCCAGCTTTTAACAGGGTGCGGCGTCCCTTGCCACTGCAGGGCTGATACCCTGTAATTGCCAGACAAAGCCGCAGACGTTGACAAGACAACCCGTTCCACCAGATGCATTTATGCTCATTTCCTGATTATTGCTTTACCGTGCTGAAACCCTGGAAGAGCTTCAGTCTGGTGCAAGGTGCTTCTTTTCGAGCCGAGACAATCATCGCTATAGGACCAATCGGAACCTTTCGTCGACTTGTACGGTACTTCTTGGTCCTCGAAGCTCACGCCGTCTGATATGCCATGCTTTCTCTTGCAGCTGCCTGCCAGTTTACACCAGGCGTGCGCCCTTGGACGGGCCATCAGCACAAGACCATTACCGTAGTATAGAGAACGCATTTCTGTCGGCTCAAAAAAAAGGCTGAAGGCGCCACATTCATAATGCAACACTATGATCAACCTCATGGCGACGTCGAGTTTCGTGTTCTCGAAAATTCAGACGCGAGTGAGGGCTAGGGAAGTGCCAGTATAAGCAGCGCCATTCTCGCCGTACATAAGTGGAATAATGGTTATAAATATCCGAAGACACATGTTTCAATGTCTCGGCCGTAGAGCTCTTTCCGTAGGCGCGCCTGTTCTCTAACGCGCGTTCTGAGT encodes:
- a CDS encoding sterol desaturase family protein (COG:I;~EggNog:ENOG410Q1BZ;~InterPro:IPR006694;~PFAM:PF04116;~TransMembrane:4 (i62-81o87-106i144-162o174-195i);~go_function: GO:0005506 - iron ion binding [Evidence IEA];~go_function: GO:0016491 - oxidoreductase activity [Evidence IEA];~go_process: GO:0008610 - lipid biosynthetic process [Evidence IEA];~go_process: GO:0055114 - oxidation-reduction process [Evidence IEA]) — its product is MAPPVRNPKDSMKSTWRLWDRSQWHAGHWLIEVLNVHHWDLDKEIPVHQKTDKVPYAPEPQFHVWVLFYASIPLVLHQLYINYVGHGPSRLLTFFFYMLSLEFIAVHQTHILRRVGHQIGFFDGDKHPRDGVPDVGVGKTAQTLLSVIVLRPMMLAFLSYSPRDDQGPLLSIPWVWLFFETGVYAVVLDFWYYLFHRSMHESDSLWRFHRTHHLTKHPNPLLTAYADTVQEFFDLVGVPMMTYGTMKVMGFPMGFYEWWICQQYIVFTEILGHSGLRMEATAVNPWTWLLRLCDMDLVIEDHDLHHRKGWKASHNYGKQTRVWDQLFRTWVPRVEGHRDNIDYVNTAKIPLF